TTCCCAGTTTCGCTAGAATCAAGAACAATTGTTCAAATGCCACCCCAACGGGAATACAGCTCGTTTTTCCTCTGGGTGATTTTACAGGGATCCATCGTTGCACTTTTAGTTCATCGgttttgttttgagaaTGTCTACCTTAACTATGAAGGAAAGATTGAGAGGGTTTGGTATTTCGTTTGAGAAATCCTTGGAGGACTTGATTAAAGGTATCAGAGCCACCAATAGCGATCACGAGAAACTTGCTAGTTTCTTTGAGAGATCTATACAAGAATGTAAGAATGAGTTGAAATCTCCAGATCTAGAAGTAAAGTCTATTGCTATTTTGAAACTAGcatatttggaaatgtaTGGTTTTGATATGAGTTGGTGTGCATTCAGTATTTTGGAAGTAATGGCATCCCCAAAGTTTCAACACAAACGAATTGGTTACTTAGCAGcaaatcaaattcttcaaaggcAGAATAACGACGACGCTCTAATGTTAATGACAAATCTATTGAATAAAGATTTAACATCCATTGATTATACCGAAATATCCCTTGCAATTGGGGGCATTGCCGCTGTTGTAACGAAGGATTTGGCACCCataattgttgatgatatgGCTAAACTTTTGACACACACTAAACCattgataagaaaaaaggcTGTTTTGGCAATGTACAaaatttttcttaaaaatCCGGAATCACTCAGAATCCATTATGATCGATTAATTGAGAGattagatgatgatgactcTTCTGTGGTATCCGCCACAGTTAATGTGCTCTGCGAATTAGCTTATATGAATCCATCGAACTATATCGATCTTGCTCCAAAATTTTATAAGATTATGAAGGAGTCTAACAACAATTGGATGATGATTAGAATCTTGAAGTTGTTCTCGTCACTTTCGTTGATCGAGCCTagattgaaaaacaaacttttACCGGAAATCAAAGCATTTATGGTCAACACAAAGGCATTATCTCTACAATACGAGTGCATCAATGCAATATTGAACGGAAACATGCTTTCCCCAGATGATATTGACACCGCAAAGTTGATCGTCTCAAATctacttgtttttttcGCAAGTGGAGATCAAAATTTAAAGTATGTGGGTTTACTGGCTTTTATTAAAACATGTAAAATAAATCAAGATTTGATTAAAAAACATGACAAGAtaattctttcttcaatttatgaTAATGACATCACTGTGCGAGAAACGTCTCTTGAAATTGTGAACTCTTTAGTGAATGAACATAATATTGTTCCCATTATAACAAGGTTGACTGTACAATTGTTGCCATACAATGATCAAAAGGAACAACTTGACAAAATTAACAAGAAGGTACTAGCTCAAAATTCGGGTCAAGATAGTGACGATGATACAGATACATACATTATTGGTGCAACGCAACAGCCAATTGTGGTTTCgcaaaaatataaatatcttTTAGTGAGTAAGATTATTGAGATTTGCTCCATGAATAACTACGAGAATATTCCTAGTTTTAGATGGTATCTAGGAGTTATGACAGACATTCTCAAGTTAAACGTTGACAATAAAATATCTAAGATCGACAAGATGATAACGGATcagtttgttgatattgctTTGAGGGTCCCAAGTGTTAGGCATACTCTAGTTAATATTTGCTTTTCTTTATGTGGTATTCTCGAATATACCGGAAGAGAACTACTACAGTTTAAAGAAGGCCTGGGCAATTGCATGTGGATAATTGGCGAATATTATGACTCGTACTTACAGGGTGAGAGTGATTCAGACTCAGACTCAGAGCCAGATTCGGATTCAGATTCTTTTTCAGCTCTACAGAAGCAGGAATTGAAGGACCTTAAACAGTCCAAACTTTCTATTAGTGAAATCATAGACACTATTTCgaaacaaaatattttatcaaaactgGAACAACTGGATTCTTATGACATCATTACCACGTATGTTGGCGCTATTGCCAAGATGTATAGCAAATTTACTAGTACATATGCATGTGGTGGTGATTTGTCTGTATCCCAACTGGAGTTTGTTAAAAATTCATGCTTGGGGGTTATTGAAATCTTATCTCAGTTTGAAACGAGTTCAAACTTTGAACTTCAAGAATGTGCATTGTCTTATGTggaaattttaaaattagTTGATAACTCATTAGAAAATGTATTAGACGGAATCAAAAATACTGAAACTTCCTCAGCATCTTTACCAACCTTCCTAACAGAAGGCTACAACCAgttatttctttcttatcCCTTGATGCCTGTCGGTGCGTCTGCCCAGGAGAAGGTAAAAATCCCAGATGGTTTGGATCTTAATGCAGCTATTGATGAGCAAGCAACGTTTAATTTTCACAACCTCTAcacaaatttgaaattagaaGAACTAAGTATTGATGATGTCGACTTGCCTCAAAGTGACTCACTACACGGTGATTATACGGAAAATCAGGAATTTTCGGACATTGATACTACTCGTTCGTTGTCTACCAGacatgatgatgaaatttaCTATATAAGTGCTACAAATTATGACCATTCTGACTCTTCTTCCATAGctccaaagaaacaagccaaaaagaaaagcaagaaaactaaaaagTTCAGAAAAGAAGCTGTGcttattgttgatgatgatgatacaCCTGCTCGACAAAACTCTACAACAGTTAAGCAAAACAACTTGACCGCCGATGCATTAAATCTTGCAGATATAGACCTGAAAAAATCAGAAGAACATTACCCAGTGGGAGATGAGTACCAAGTGGAGGAAGAGAcgagaaaaaagaaagaaaaagctGGTGTTGACGGAataaaaattgaagttCCTTCTGTAGCTCTTTCTGCAGCTCGTAAAAAgccaaagaaaaaagcCAAGAAAAATGTTGCAATCATTGAGTAATGACATTACTTAAACTATTCTTGTAATACTATATATGATACATGGAAAACATTAAAAACACAACCTATTAAttttatgatttttttaaaacTTATCTGCAGACAAAATGCCAGTTTATCTTATTTGATTtcacttttcttttatatcttttttgtttccatATCACCCAAGGCTTAGCACACCCCTCCTATGTATACCCGTATACTGTGGTACCTATTATTATTTGGAATCATTTTTCTCCACTATAGGTTCAACATTATGCACACCGTTTTGTGACTTTGTTGTGCTTGGATGTGTAGTGCCCGTAGCCactcttcttctctttccaGACCCTTCATAATTGATGGGTAGACTATGCTTTAAATCGGCTTTAACGTGGGctttcaaatctttgaagCTActtatattatttttatagcacagattttttttcactaaATCGTACCTATCAAATATGCCTAAATAAAGGTCAGGGTATCGGTTGGTTTCTGCTATGGCCAGGTCACTAGACAAAGAATCATTCATGCCGActacttcttcaaatgatagcaaatttttttttccatcttcatcGGTTTCGTTTTTTTCTAGTTTCAATAAAGTAGAGTACAGTTTATTGTCTGAATTATACTTTTGCAAACGTTCTAACCTGCGAATGATCTCGATGTGACTAGATGGTTCCAAACGATCTATACTCTCATGCTTGTTAAGGTAACAcaacaaatcaacaagCATGTTATTTCGTAGTTGTTGGTATTTTGCAAgacttttcaaataaagtGCAAAATCCTCTAGAAACTTAGCAACTTCATTTGCATTCTTGTACTTTTCAAGTAAATGGTTGTAAAGTGTGCGATATTCACTAGTTGATCGGGACGGACATTTAGAGGTTTTAGATACATCTTTTTCAGAACAGATTTCAGTCTCAGCTCCATTCAAAGAAGTAGAATCGGTAGAACGACTGCTTTTCCCATTTGTAAGGTCATAATTCTCTGTGTTGCCAGAGGCACGCTTCAATGGTTGGCTTTCTGATTTATTCTCCACTGCTGTCATTTTGGattgttgttttgtatTCTCTATTTCCATATCTCCAGGATTTGTTAAGGCAGATACATCCATCGTTTCTTGCCCAATTTTGCTGTAGGTTACTGCCTAGCTCCTTCGCTTGAAAATCATAATCAGCTCTCTGATTCTACGAGTGCTGGTGTGTGTTCAACATGCGGAAAAAAGGCGAGAACGAGAAgctgaaatttttcttttgcaaGTCTCTTGGATTGGGAcaacaaaaatttattCAGCGGTGTACTAAAATATGacttcaaaaattttttttttgtgtaGATGGATTTTCTTTCTGTAATTTTTTACTACGGCAAACAAGATCATACCAAGTAAACATGGTTTTAAAGTCCGCTTCTTCCAATGATATATCAGTGTATCAGATTTCCGGTACTAATGTTTCTAAATCGCTTCCGGATTGGTtggaaaggaaaagaaaaagatccttgaaaaatgatatcGATTATCAAAACAGAGTTGAATTAATCCAGGATTTCGAATTCAGTGAATCTTCtaataaaataaaagtgTCTAGGGACGGTCAATATGCCATGGCAACAGGGACGTATAAACCTCAGATCCACGTCTATGATTTTGCCAATCTTTCTTTAAAGTTTGAAAGACATACAAACACCGAAAACGTTGACTTTCTAATGTTATCCGATGAC
The window above is part of the Pichia kudriavzevii chromosome 1, complete sequence genome. Proteins encoded here:
- a CDS encoding uncharacterized protein (PKUD0A05250) produces the protein MDVSALTNPGDMEIENTKQQSKMTAVENKSESQPLKRASGNTENYDLTNGKSSRSTDSTSLNGAETEICSEKDVSKTSKCPSRSTSEYRTLYNHLLEKYKNANEVAKFLEDFALYLKSLAKYQQLRNNMLVDLLCYLNKHESIDRLEPSSHIEIIRRLERLQKYNSDNKLYSTLLKLEKNETDEDGKKNLLSFEEVVGMNDSLSSDLAIAETNRYPDLYLGIFDRYDLVKKNLCYKNNISSFKDLKAHVKADLKHSLPINYEGSGKRRRVATGTTHPSTTKSQNGVHNVEPIVEKNDSK
- a CDS encoding uncharacterized protein (PKUD0A05240; similar to Saccharomyces cerevisiae YPL195W (APL5); ancestral locus Anc_6.201), with product MSTLTMKERLRGFGISFEKSLEDLIKGIRATNSDHEKLASFFERSIQECKNELKSPDLEVKSIAILKLAYLEMYGFDMSWCAFSILEVMASPKFQHKRIGYLAANQILQRQNNDDALMLMTNLLNKDLTSIDYTEISLAIGGIAAVVTKDLAPIIVDDMAKLLTHTKPLIRKKAVLAMYKIFLKNPESLRIHYDRLIERLDDDDSSVVSATVNVLCELAYMNPSNYIDLAPKFYKIMKESNNNWMMIRILKLFSSLSLIEPRLKNKLLPEIKAFMVNTKALSLQYECINAILNGNMLSPDDIDTAKLIVSNLLVFFASGDQNLKYVGLLAFIKTCKINQDLIKKHDKIILSSIYDNDITVRETSLEIVNSLVNEHNIVPIITRLTVQLLPYNDQKEQLDKINKKVLAQNSGQDSDDDTDTYIIGATQQPIVVSQKYKYLLVSKIIEICSMNNYENIPSFRWYLGVMTDILKLNVDNKISKIDKMITDQFVDIALRVPSVRHTLVNICFSLCGILEYTGRELLQFKEGLGNCMWIIGEYYDSYLQGESDSDSDSEPDSDSDSFSALQKQELKDLKQSKLSISEIIDTISKQNILSKLEQLDSYDIITTYVGAIAKMYSKFTSTYACGGDLSVSQLEFVKNSCLGVIEILSQFETSSNFELQECALSYVEILKLVDNSLENVLDGIKNTETSSASLPTFLTEGYNQLFLSYPLMPVGASAQEKVKIPDGLDLNAAIDEQATFNFHNLYTNLKLEELSIDDVDLPQSDSLHGDYTENQEFSDIDTTRSLSTRHDDEIYYISATNYDHSDSSSIAPKKQAKKKSKKTKKFRKEAVLIVDDDDTPARQNSTTVKQNNLTADALNLADIDLKKSEEHYPVGDEYQVEEETRKKKEKAGVDGIKIEVPSVALSAARKKPKKKAKKNVAIIE